Proteins found in one Balneola sp. genomic segment:
- a CDS encoding DUF3179 domain-containing protein yields MKQLIIYSILFLTSNEFVLAQKIKPEDLFLSLFQFQEEKALENVMDQIEEQWEDSYSTMVIESITLQRNPGVSTRLLEILYKKTDAPSSYDLNELYEWLWEKDEDLIPNYHQFKAEMYRLIDNRFEDYFLDHQEERTIRMDEIRWGGVLQDGIPPLRNPAMVATSEASYLEDDHVVFGMEINGDSRAYPKRILAWHEMFVDEVGGVPVAGVYCTLCGTVILFETELNGTNYELGTSGFLYRSNKLMYDKATQTMWNTIWGEPVLGPLVGKGIKLNHLSVITTTWRAWKERHPDSQVLSLNTGHVRDYREGKAYEQYFSTDQLMFNTPFKDRRLKNKEEVLALRFNETRDEQLAISSSFLNKNPVYENELGGVSFVVLTDESGANRVYEKGTRSFSSFDGNTAIDESGITWKLTESALISDSGEELSRLPYHRSFWFGWLAAYPNTKLIK; encoded by the coding sequence ATGAAACAGCTAATAATTTACTCAATACTTTTTCTTACTAGCAATGAATTTGTACTGGCACAAAAAATAAAGCCGGAAGACTTATTCCTATCCCTGTTCCAGTTTCAAGAAGAGAAAGCTCTGGAAAATGTAATGGATCAAATTGAAGAGCAGTGGGAAGATAGCTACTCTACCATGGTCATTGAGAGCATCACACTTCAACGAAATCCGGGAGTCTCTACCCGCTTGCTGGAGATTTTGTATAAGAAAACCGATGCGCCTTCCAGCTATGATTTAAATGAGCTCTATGAGTGGTTGTGGGAAAAGGACGAGGATCTTATTCCCAATTACCATCAATTTAAAGCGGAGATGTATCGCCTCATTGATAACCGTTTTGAAGACTATTTCCTGGATCACCAGGAGGAACGCACTATTCGGATGGATGAGATTCGTTGGGGAGGGGTGTTGCAAGATGGCATCCCTCCTCTTCGTAATCCGGCTATGGTAGCTACCAGTGAGGCTTCTTATTTAGAAGATGATCACGTCGTGTTTGGAATGGAAATAAATGGGGATTCCAGGGCCTATCCTAAGCGTATCCTGGCCTGGCATGAGATGTTTGTGGATGAAGTGGGTGGTGTTCCGGTAGCCGGAGTGTATTGCACCCTGTGTGGAACCGTCATTTTATTTGAGACTGAACTAAACGGTACCAATTATGAATTGGGCACCAGTGGGTTTTTATATCGCTCCAATAAACTCATGTATGATAAAGCTACTCAGACTATGTGGAATACCATTTGGGGAGAGCCTGTACTTGGCCCTTTAGTGGGTAAAGGGATTAAGCTGAACCACCTGAGTGTGATCACTACTACCTGGAGAGCCTGGAAGGAAAGACACCCGGACAGCCAGGTACTTTCGTTGAATACTGGTCACGTGCGGGATTACCGGGAGGGCAAAGCTTATGAACAGTACTTCTCTACCGATCAACTCATGTTCAATACTCCCTTCAAAGATCGAAGGCTGAAGAATAAGGAAGAAGTTCTGGCTCTTCGTTTCAATGAAACCCGGGATGAACAATTGGCTATTTCATCTTCTTTCCTGAATAAAAACCCCGTTTATGAAAATGAATTGGGTGGAGTTTCTTTTGTAGTGCTTACTGATGAGTCTGGAGCAAATAGGGTCTATGAAAAAGGTACTCGATCTTTTTCTTCTTTTGATGGGAATACCGCTATTGATGAATCCGGTATTACCTGGAAGCTCACCGAAAGTGCACTTATTTCTGATTCGGGAGAAGAACTATCACGCTTGCCCTATCATCGATCGTTTTGGTTTGGGTGGTTAGCGGCGTATCCGAATACTAAATTGATCAAATAA
- the hisF gene encoding imidazole glycerol phosphate synthase subunit HisF — MLTKRIIPCLDIKDGRTVKGVNFLGLRDAGDPVELAQRYSEEGADELVFLDITATLEKRRTLVELVTRIARKINIPFTVGGGIKTVDEIEELLKAGADKVSLNSSIVKGPDLINRASDAFGAQAIVAAVDAKNMGSNWNVFIKGGTEDTGIDALKWMKEVEERGAGEILLTSMDRDGTKSGFDLDLLSRVNDLVRIPVIASGGAGTIQHCVDAISISNSDAVLAASIFHFKEIEISDLKEEMTKQGIPVRV; from the coding sequence ATGCTCACTAAACGAATCATTCCTTGCCTTGATATCAAAGACGGCCGTACAGTTAAAGGAGTCAATTTTCTCGGATTAAGGGACGCCGGAGATCCCGTTGAACTGGCACAGCGATATTCAGAAGAAGGTGCCGATGAGTTGGTATTCCTCGACATCACTGCTACCCTCGAAAAGAGAAGAACCCTTGTTGAGCTCGTTACCCGCATCGCCCGAAAAATTAATATCCCTTTCACTGTGGGCGGTGGTATCAAAACCGTGGATGAAATTGAAGAACTCCTCAAAGCCGGAGCCGATAAAGTGTCTCTGAATAGCAGCATCGTAAAAGGTCCGGACTTGATAAATCGAGCTTCCGATGCATTCGGAGCACAAGCCATCGTAGCTGCAGTAGATGCTAAAAATATGGGATCTAACTGGAATGTATTCATTAAAGGGGGAACCGAAGATACCGGGATAGATGCCCTGAAATGGATGAAAGAAGTGGAAGAACGAGGAGCAGGTGAAATCCTTTTAACAAGCATGGACAGGGATGGAACCAAATCCGGTTTTGATCTCGACCTGCTATCCAGGGTAAATGACCTGGTGCGTATCCCTGTAATTGCCAGTGGGGGTGCAGGCACCATCCAGCATTGTGTGGACGCCATTTCTATCTCCAACTCCGACGCGGTACTTGCAGCAAGTATCTTTCACTTTAAGGAAATAGAAATCTCCGACCTTAAAGAAGAAATGACCAAACAAGGAATTCCCGTTCGGGTTTGA
- a CDS encoding DUF488 domain-containing protein: protein MFYRRKILLSLLQVFDGQLDKLSLNKLMLIVSMQQENPSYDFIPYKFGCYSFSMKADLNKMQEIGLIIKNETAYQGSSSKNFFKELNDSDKKIIRNIKSKFYGFDSRELMEFTYKAYPYFAINSLVANDVLDSKSYGEVVKKIPYRDEITLFTIGYEGISLESYFNRLIKNDVKLLIDVRKNATSMKYGFSKKTLSYVSQKLKIKYLHIPELGINSSYRKSLDSKEDYKSLFDMYRKENLPNTKKEQEHILSLLKEEKRVALTCFEADKCECHRSHLADSIKGLEGFSYSVIHL from the coding sequence ATGTTTTATAGACGAAAAATACTTTTATCCTTATTACAAGTTTTTGATGGACAACTAGATAAGTTATCATTGAATAAACTTATGCTTATCGTTTCAATGCAGCAGGAAAATCCATCATATGATTTTATTCCTTATAAATTCGGTTGTTATTCATTCTCGATGAAAGCTGATTTAAATAAAATGCAAGAGATTGGTTTGATAATAAAGAATGAAACAGCTTATCAAGGAAGCTCTTCTAAGAATTTCTTTAAAGAATTGAATGATTCTGATAAGAAGATTATTAGAAACATAAAGTCTAAATTCTACGGCTTTGATTCTAGAGAATTGATGGAATTCACGTATAAGGCTTACCCCTACTTTGCTATTAATAGCCTTGTAGCTAATGATGTGTTGGATTCTAAATCATATGGGGAAGTAGTTAAAAAAATACCATACAGGGATGAAATTACATTATTTACAATTGGATATGAGGGCATATCACTAGAATCCTATTTTAACAGATTGATAAAGAATGATGTAAAGCTTTTGATAGACGTAAGAAAAAATGCTACAAGCATGAAATATGGATTTTCAAAAAAAACTCTTTCTTATGTCTCGCAAAAGTTAAAAATTAAATATTTGCATATACCTGAATTAGGTATAAATTCTAGTTATCGAAAGAGCTTAGACTCGAAAGAAGATTATAAGTCACTTTTTGATATGTATAGGAAAGAAAATCTTCCCAATACAAAAAAAGAGCAAGAACATATACTCTCCTTATTAAAAGAAGAAAAGCGTGTAGCATTGACTTGTTTTGAAGCAGATAAATGCGAGTGTCATAGAAGTCATTTAGCGGATTCTATAAAAGGTTTGGAGGGTTTTTCTTATTCAGTTATTCATCTTTAG
- a CDS encoding galactose mutarotase — MSTHSTKTHYGTLPDGTPIHQFTLTNKNGVELKAIEYGGIITHLFVPDKHGVFEDIVLGHDSLKNYLNSPYFLGALIGRYGNRIAGASFELDGITYQLEKNDGENNLHGGDHGFHTVVWKGKEISSEKGKVLELSYTSPDGEEGFPGALTIRVIYTLTDEDTFEIEYRATTDKKTIINLSQHSYFNLSGMKEDILGHELSINADRYVEIKEGSIPTGRLEPVSETPFDFRTAKEIGVNIEKDHPQLRLAGGFDFTWVLNNPGDMTQPMAVLSHQKSGRMIEVYTTEPGIQFYSGNALANTPPGKKGGSNHKHMGLCLETQHFPDSPNQPHFPSVELDIDQVYSTTTIYKFSISK, encoded by the coding sequence TTGAGTACACACTCCACAAAAACCCACTACGGCACCCTCCCTGACGGCACTCCCATCCACCAGTTCACACTCACCAATAAAAACGGTGTCGAGCTGAAGGCCATAGAATACGGTGGTATTATCACTCACCTTTTTGTTCCGGATAAACACGGAGTATTCGAAGACATTGTTCTTGGGCATGATAGCCTCAAAAACTACCTGAACTCCCCCTATTTCCTGGGAGCACTAATTGGCCGTTATGGAAACCGAATTGCAGGCGCTTCTTTTGAATTGGATGGCATCACTTACCAGCTCGAGAAGAACGATGGAGAAAACAACCTGCATGGAGGAGATCATGGATTTCATACTGTAGTGTGGAAAGGAAAAGAGATCTCTTCGGAGAAAGGTAAAGTACTGGAACTGAGCTACACTAGTCCGGATGGTGAAGAAGGATTCCCAGGCGCCTTAACGATACGCGTAATTTATACGCTCACCGATGAAGATACCTTTGAAATAGAATATAGAGCCACCACCGACAAAAAGACCATCATTAACCTCTCCCAGCACAGTTATTTCAATCTATCCGGAATGAAAGAAGACATTCTCGGACATGAATTAAGTATTAATGCTGACCGCTATGTTGAGATAAAAGAAGGATCCATACCAACAGGAAGACTGGAACCCGTATCCGAAACACCCTTCGATTTCCGAACGGCCAAAGAAATAGGAGTAAACATAGAAAAAGATCATCCGCAACTTCGGCTGGCTGGAGGCTTTGACTTTACCTGGGTACTCAACAATCCCGGAGATATGACTCAGCCAATGGCTGTGCTATCTCACCAAAAATCCGGGCGGATGATAGAAGTATATACTACTGAACCTGGTATTCAATTCTATTCCGGGAATGCATTGGCAAATACACCACCAGGAAAAAAGGGGGGCTCAAATCATAAGCATATGGGTCTTTGCCTTGAAACCCAGCACTTCCCCGATTCCCCCAATCAACCACATTTCCCATCTGTGGAATTAGATATAGATCAGGTGTACAGCACAACCACGATCTATAAGTTTTCCATCAGCAAATAA
- the hisE gene encoding phosphoribosyl-ATP diphosphatase, whose amino-acid sequence MGVNKPLTDKDLEFLRELEDLLYERKDEMPKGSYTTTMFRKGLDKIAQKVGEEAVETVIASKNKGKKETIEEASDLLFHLMLLLAEKKIPFHKVVKTLRKRHDKGNHKHIGE is encoded by the coding sequence ATGGGCGTAAACAAACCACTTACTGATAAAGACCTTGAGTTTTTAAGAGAACTGGAGGATTTGCTTTACGAGCGAAAGGATGAAATGCCGAAAGGCTCCTACACTACTACCATGTTCCGCAAAGGCCTGGATAAAATCGCCCAGAAAGTAGGAGAAGAAGCAGTAGAAACCGTTATTGCTTCAAAAAACAAGGGCAAGAAAGAAACCATTGAAGAAGCCTCAGACCTTTTGTTCCACCTTATGCTCCTTCTTGCCGAAAAAAAAATCCCGTTCCACAAAGTAGTTAAAACCCTACGCAAGCGGCACGATAAAGGGAATCATAAGCATATCGGGGAATAG
- a CDS encoding cytochrome P450, with product MKASEFSCPFEHLRKEDGVYQIEDHGESVHMVLRLKDLRKAAHSWEIFNSGSVDPGRIVIPSEVDVRDIRQIPVEMDPPQHKDFRALLDPWFKRPLEEGFQQKLDVIIDELLNEACSGEEIELVEEFSLKLQSRALTLLLNTAMDEADTWISWGTHVFRGEGGELDSTKAGVVDEYILQKIEEASTSPGEDLFSVLLNSEVEGRKLSKEEVHGIMNLTFAGGRDTVINTLTNSIAYFAEHPEALQQIRENPDMVNNAVEELVRYFSPLTQLGRVAAEESMIGDCPIKKNEKIGLTWASANRDESVFENPEEVILDRKRNPHVAFGFGIHACLGATHARQILRKVVKALSERVDSIDIINFKENIESIGEIKRKVGFEEINVRFNSK from the coding sequence ATGAAGGCGAGCGAATTTTCCTGTCCATTCGAACATCTAAGGAAAGAAGACGGAGTATACCAGATCGAAGATCATGGGGAATCTGTACACATGGTGCTTCGATTAAAGGATTTGAGAAAAGCTGCTCATTCCTGGGAGATATTCAATTCAGGGTCGGTTGACCCTGGTAGAATTGTGATTCCTTCAGAAGTAGATGTTCGGGATATCCGACAGATTCCCGTTGAAATGGATCCCCCACAGCATAAAGATTTTCGGGCTCTTTTGGATCCCTGGTTCAAAAGACCGCTGGAAGAGGGTTTTCAACAAAAACTGGATGTTATTATCGACGAATTGCTAAACGAAGCATGCTCAGGAGAGGAGATCGAGTTAGTGGAGGAATTTTCGCTAAAGCTTCAATCGAGAGCCCTTACTCTATTATTGAATACGGCAATGGATGAGGCCGATACCTGGATTTCCTGGGGAACACATGTTTTTAGAGGAGAAGGTGGCGAATTAGATTCTACCAAAGCAGGGGTAGTGGATGAATACATCCTTCAAAAAATAGAAGAAGCGAGTACCAGCCCTGGCGAGGATCTTTTTTCGGTGTTACTGAATTCTGAAGTGGAGGGAAGGAAGCTGAGCAAAGAAGAAGTTCACGGAATTATGAACCTGACTTTTGCCGGAGGTCGGGACACAGTAATAAACACTCTTACAAACTCCATTGCCTATTTCGCAGAACATCCGGAAGCATTGCAACAAATACGAGAAAACCCGGATATGGTGAACAATGCTGTAGAAGAATTAGTACGCTATTTCAGTCCACTTACCCAATTAGGAAGGGTAGCAGCCGAAGAATCAATGATTGGAGATTGTCCCATAAAAAAGAACGAAAAAATTGGATTGACCTGGGCTTCGGCAAATCGGGATGAATCTGTATTTGAAAATCCGGAGGAAGTTATTCTTGATAGGAAAAGGAATCCTCACGTGGCCTTCGGGTTTGGGATTCATGCCTGTTTAGGCGCCACCCATGCCCGGCAAATATTACGGAAGGTAGTAAAGGCTCTTTCAGAAAGAGTAGACTCTATCGACATTATCAACTTCAAAGAAAACATCGAAAGCATTGGCGAAATCAAAAGGAAAGTAGGTTTCGAAGAAATCAATGTTCGTTTCAATTCTAAATAA
- a CDS encoding SDR family oxidoreductase, with product MNEVALITGASSGIGTDLAHIHAENGKDLVIVARRAEKLNDLKEELESKHGVHVKVIAKDLIDPTAPKELFDELNEEGIEVEYLINNAGFGGQGYFHEQDPELHKNMITLNITALTELTRLFLPAMVKKNSGRILQVASTAAYLPGPLQAVYFATKAYVKSFSMGIAGELLETNVTSTALCPGAVATEFAKEANLESTSMFQSARSSRSVAEFGYNAMMKGKLDVINEPWLGFQLKYMMPFMPTKVGLKMIKKMQETQ from the coding sequence ATGAATGAAGTAGCATTAATAACTGGGGCGTCAAGCGGTATTGGAACTGATCTGGCACACATCCATGCAGAAAATGGAAAAGATCTAGTGATCGTAGCTCGCCGAGCCGAAAAACTAAACGATTTAAAAGAAGAGCTCGAATCAAAGCATGGTGTTCATGTAAAAGTAATAGCCAAGGATTTAATTGATCCAACTGCTCCAAAAGAGCTGTTTGATGAATTGAATGAAGAAGGGATTGAGGTAGAATACCTCATCAACAATGCTGGTTTCGGCGGGCAGGGTTATTTCCATGAGCAAGACCCGGAGCTTCATAAAAATATGATCACCCTAAATATCACTGCTCTAACTGAACTAACTCGATTATTTCTGCCTGCAATGGTAAAAAAGAATAGCGGAAGGATTCTGCAGGTAGCCAGTACGGCAGCCTATCTTCCGGGGCCTTTACAGGCAGTTTATTTTGCAACCAAGGCCTATGTGAAATCTTTTAGTATGGGAATAGCTGGCGAATTATTGGAAACCAACGTAACCAGTACCGCACTTTGTCCCGGCGCTGTTGCTACGGAGTTTGCCAAAGAAGCCAATCTTGAAAGTACGAGCATGTTTCAAAGTGCCAGGAGTTCCCGCTCTGTAGCTGAATTTGGATATAATGCTATGATGAAAGGAAAGCTGGATGTGATCAATGAGCCGTGGCTCGGTTTTCAGCTTAAATACATGATGCCCTTTATGCCTACCAAAGTGGGTTTGAAGATGATCAAGAAGATGCAGGAGACTCAGTAA
- a CDS encoding glutamate synthase large subunit: MKDQKKFRYTGAEKSACGVGFVVSRHQEYSNSHLLQGLHALRCVEHRGACAADGLTGDGAGIMTDIPFDMLGYEQDAVAVATLFLSKDKSRQQKALKVFESTFALFGLDVLEYRDVPVNSDVLGEDATLSVPDILHAVIKRPARAKTMLSFDKRLYTAKQLTKSKLLNEKLEDALYFTSLSAKTIIYKALTQSYALEEFYLDLKNPKYTTRFCLFHRRFSTNTTTSWDKAQPFRLIGHNGEINTIAGNRSWAKSREKMIGAEKNELLTRNGISDSGSLNEMVEALRYRSSIPNVEDILAICMPPATEGNKFYKFWSRAMEPWDGPALITYANGYTIGARLDRNGFRPCRWTRTADHFYLSSEAGTFEIDEGIIEGKGTLYAGRGVTVDLASGKVLFRDPSHSRENHDAPFDARVELIPEKVGDIKERFEDKKPFFSCTDEELSKIIYPMAEKGKEPIGSMGDTARLAVLSTEPRPFFDFFFQNFSQVTNPPLDYIREKVVTDLTVYLGKKPNIFEPKELIPPAPAYEVKSPFLSLAQMDYIYSCIKNSTEQDRVVPFVINTTFKRTHGVVGFKARLTKIGEEAIQAVRDGHTILILSDRSANLDQTPLPSLLTLRRVVNSLNDEGLKLNAAVIVDTGEVKSTHHASALIGFGAQAVCPYLALDIARNDPARALKNLDSDTKERNLLKAMENGLLKVMAKSGISVVRSYQSAKLFSALGLGQGVINEYFPGIQSPIGGLEIDQIAEMVLERTSDLTEESLATFKPIKSYQYKEHTRGTVGEKHSMTNTRSKIIHDLVQQQGLELNDMELYDEYLKLGLEDEPVALRHLFNTKKAETPASLDKVKEAGHILKTFGSGAMSFGAISAESQRDIFLAMKEIGGRCNSGEGGENPYYFKEGIGASVKQIASGRFGVTAEYLVSGEEIQIKVCQGAKPGEGGQLMGIKVDADIAKARFANPGFDLISPPPLHDIYSIEDLKQLINDLKQIHPEGKVSVKLVAGENIGTIAVGVAKAGADSIQVSGGEGGTGAASLSSMKHAGLPWEIGLLEVHQALVENNLRDHVVLRTDGGLSCGKDIVIGSILGAEEFDFGKFLLIAEGCVMARICEKNTCPRGIATHDPKFKAKYVGHKDHIVKGLTYIAEDVRRILASMGKTSLDEICGDTNLLSINGTHLELINTLNLDLGFFLNAPAYKKEVSLEGLSEPISALNAEVLSDLEKVIEKNKDADKQYKIINTDRSALATLFGYLAQRQSVARLAGIKEEETSVKPYTGKIKLGFEGSAGQSFGVFQTKEVDIRLVGEANDSVCKSMHGGKTVIVPPANASYAPEDNAIIGNCALYGATGGTLYVHGQAGDRFAVRNSGATAVVEGTGLHACEYMTNGTVVILGATSDNIGAGMTGGILYMYENPGSKINKDYIAEDNISKADLFHLKSILEDYAKETGSSKATYLLSDWDNASSEIRKFVPVSMVGEKATKKGVVKGSPL; encoded by the coding sequence ATGAAGGATCAGAAAAAATTTAGGTATACAGGAGCAGAGAAGTCGGCCTGTGGAGTAGGATTTGTTGTGAGCCGGCATCAGGAATATAGCAACAGTCATTTGCTTCAGGGTCTGCATGCGCTCCGTTGTGTAGAGCATAGAGGTGCTTGTGCCGCAGACGGTTTAACCGGAGATGGCGCCGGGATTATGACCGATATCCCTTTCGATATGCTCGGCTATGAGCAAGATGCAGTAGCCGTAGCCACCCTCTTTTTATCCAAAGATAAATCCCGCCAACAAAAAGCCCTTAAGGTTTTTGAAAGCACCTTTGCCCTGTTTGGGTTAGATGTTCTGGAATACAGAGATGTACCAGTGAACAGCGATGTATTAGGTGAAGATGCCACCCTTAGTGTTCCGGATATTCTTCATGCAGTAATCAAACGTCCGGCTCGAGCGAAAACCATGCTCTCTTTTGATAAGAGATTATACACAGCTAAACAGCTTACCAAATCAAAGCTATTAAATGAAAAGCTTGAAGACGCCTTATATTTCACCTCTCTTTCTGCAAAGACTATTATATATAAGGCCCTCACTCAGTCCTATGCATTGGAAGAGTTCTATCTTGATTTAAAGAACCCCAAATACACCACCCGGTTTTGTCTCTTCCATCGCCGCTTTAGTACCAATACCACTACTTCGTGGGATAAGGCTCAGCCTTTCCGGCTAATCGGCCACAACGGGGAAATTAATACCATTGCGGGTAATCGCTCCTGGGCGAAGTCGCGCGAAAAAATGATTGGTGCTGAAAAGAATGAATTGCTTACCCGAAATGGCATCAGCGACTCAGGAAGCTTAAACGAAATGGTGGAGGCACTACGCTATCGAAGTAGTATTCCAAATGTAGAAGATATCCTGGCTATTTGTATGCCTCCTGCTACCGAAGGCAATAAATTCTACAAATTCTGGAGCCGAGCCATGGAGCCCTGGGACGGACCAGCCCTCATTACTTATGCAAATGGATATACGATTGGAGCACGACTAGATCGAAACGGATTCCGCCCTTGTCGCTGGACCCGAACCGCTGATCATTTCTACCTCTCCTCAGAAGCAGGCACTTTCGAGATTGATGAAGGTATTATTGAAGGCAAAGGAACATTATATGCCGGACGTGGAGTCACCGTCGACCTGGCTTCAGGAAAGGTACTTTTCCGAGATCCAAGTCATTCTAGAGAAAACCATGATGCCCCCTTCGATGCACGTGTTGAACTCATCCCTGAAAAAGTGGGTGATATCAAAGAGCGCTTTGAGGACAAAAAGCCTTTCTTCTCCTGTACCGATGAAGAACTCTCGAAGATCATCTACCCAATGGCCGAAAAAGGTAAAGAGCCTATTGGTTCCATGGGAGACACTGCCCGACTGGCTGTATTATCGACCGAACCACGTCCCTTTTTCGATTTCTTCTTCCAGAATTTCTCTCAGGTTACCAACCCACCTCTCGATTATATAAGAGAAAAAGTGGTTACCGACCTGACGGTGTACCTGGGCAAAAAGCCCAACATCTTCGAACCAAAAGAACTCATCCCTCCAGCCCCTGCTTATGAGGTCAAAAGCCCATTCTTGAGCCTCGCCCAAATGGACTATATATACTCTTGTATTAAGAACAGCACCGAACAAGACCGGGTGGTTCCCTTTGTAATCAATACAACCTTTAAGCGAACACATGGAGTAGTTGGCTTTAAAGCCAGACTTACAAAAATTGGGGAAGAAGCTATTCAGGCTGTACGTGATGGCCACACCATCTTAATTTTAAGTGACCGATCTGCAAACCTGGATCAAACACCGCTTCCAAGCTTACTTACCCTTCGCAGAGTGGTTAACTCCCTCAATGATGAAGGTCTCAAATTAAATGCCGCCGTAATTGTTGATACCGGTGAAGTAAAAAGTACGCATCATGCTTCAGCACTCATTGGATTTGGTGCTCAGGCAGTATGCCCATATCTGGCACTTGATATAGCCCGGAATGATCCGGCCCGTGCTTTGAAAAACCTGGATTCTGATACAAAAGAGAGAAACCTCCTCAAAGCAATGGAGAATGGCCTGCTTAAAGTGATGGCCAAGTCTGGAATCTCTGTCGTAAGAAGTTATCAGAGCGCAAAATTATTCTCAGCCTTAGGCCTGGGTCAAGGAGTTATCAATGAGTACTTCCCGGGCATTCAAAGCCCTATTGGTGGTCTGGAAATTGACCAGATTGCAGAAATGGTGTTAGAACGAACCAGTGATTTAACGGAAGAATCACTAGCTACTTTTAAACCCATAAAAAGCTATCAGTACAAAGAACATACGAGAGGAACCGTTGGCGAAAAGCATTCCATGACCAATACACGGTCTAAAATCATCCATGACCTGGTACAGCAACAGGGATTGGAACTTAACGATATGGAGCTTTATGACGAGTACCTCAAACTTGGACTCGAAGACGAACCCGTAGCACTGAGGCACCTCTTCAATACTAAAAAAGCAGAAACTCCTGCCTCTCTAGACAAGGTCAAAGAAGCTGGTCACATCCTTAAGACTTTTGGCTCAGGGGCAATGTCCTTTGGAGCTATCAGCGCTGAATCGCAACGAGATATCTTCCTTGCCATGAAGGAAATTGGGGGAAGATGTAACAGTGGTGAAGGAGGCGAAAACCCATACTATTTTAAAGAAGGAATCGGAGCGTCTGTCAAACAAATAGCTTCAGGCAGATTTGGAGTAACCGCCGAATACCTTGTTTCGGGAGAAGAAATCCAGATCAAAGTATGCCAGGGAGCAAAACCTGGTGAAGGTGGCCAGCTCATGGGTATTAAAGTGGATGCAGATATTGCTAAAGCCCGTTTTGCCAACCCGGGTTTTGACCTGATCTCTCCACCTCCTTTGCACGACATTTATAGTATAGAGGATCTAAAGCAATTGATTAATGACCTCAAGCAAATCCACCCTGAGGGAAAAGTAAGTGTGAAGCTTGTTGCTGGTGAAAATATTGGAACTATTGCTGTTGGAGTTGCTAAAGCTGGCGCTGATTCCATCCAGGTTTCCGGAGGAGAAGGTGGAACCGGAGCGGCCTCTTTAAGCTCTATGAAACATGCAGGACTTCCCTGGGAAATAGGGTTGCTTGAAGTTCATCAGGCTTTGGTTGAGAATAACCTCCGCGATCATGTGGTTCTTCGAACAGATGGTGGCCTTTCTTGCGGAAAGGATATTGTGATTGGTTCTATTCTTGGCGCCGAGGAATTCGATTTCGGAAAATTTCTGCTTATTGCTGAAGGCTGTGTAATGGCGCGAATCTGTGAAAAAAATACCTGCCCTCGTGGGATTGCTACTCACGATCCAAAATTCAAAGCCAAATATGTTGGTCATAAAGATCACATTGTAAAAGGCCTTACTTATATCGCCGAAGATGTGCGACGTATCCTGGCTTCAATGGGTAAAACATCACTAGATGAAATTTGTGGTGATACCAACCTGCTTTCTATTAACGGTACCCATCTGGAACTCATCAATACCCTAAACCTTGATTTGGGCTTTTTCCTGAATGCACCTGCATATAAGAAAGAAGTTTCTCTGGAAGGACTTTCGGAACCTATTAGTGCACTGAACGCCGAAGTGCTTTCCGATCTGGAAAAAGTGATTGAAAAGAATAAAGATGCTGATAAGCAGTATAAGATCATTAATACGGATCGCTCGGCTCTGGCTACCTTATTTGGCTATCTCGCCCAACGACAAAGCGTCGCCCGATTGGCTGGTATTAAAGAGGAAGAAACTTCTGTTAAGCCATATACCGGAAAAATCAAACTCGGGTTTGAGGGAAGTGCTGGACAAAGTTTTGGGGTATTCCAAACCAAGGAAGTAGATATTCGGCTTGTTGGTGAAGCTAATGACTCAGTATGTAAGTCGATGCACGGAGGTAAGACGGTTATAGTTCCTCCGGCCAATGCTAGTTACGCTCCCGAGGATAATGCTATTATCGGTAACTGTGCATTATATGGTGCAACTGGAGGAACACTGTATGTGCATGGTCAGGCAGGTGACCGCTTTGCCGTTCGGAATAGTGGAGCAACTGCCGTTGTGGAAGGAACCGGTTTGCATGCCTGTGAATACATGACCAATGGAACAGTGGTAATTCTTGGCGCTACTTCAGACAATATCGGAGCGGGAATGACCGGAGGTATTTTATATATGTATGAGAATCCGGGCTCCAAAATCAACAAGGACTATATTGCCGAAGACAACATTTCAAAAGCAGATCTCTTCCACCTGAAATCCATTCTTGAGGATTATGCGAAAGAAACTGGCTCATCTAAGGCTACCTACCTTCTTTCAGATTGGGATAATGCTTCCTCAGAAATAAGAAAATTTGTTCCGGTTTCGATGGTAGGAGAAAAAGCCACTAAAAAAGGAGTCGTAAAGGGATCACCATTATAG